A single window of Brevundimonas naejangsanensis DNA harbors:
- a CDS encoding site-specific integrase — MKRKGSRSYYVRVKVPKGAREVLGKVELWRSLDTEDFAVACARAVVEGGRMRAQIEAARRNLDGTRKDAKGDPTVEQRKAEAWWMERRVPHPKRPGLYVIPEDLEPAWDATVERLAGEPVNEDDGVSAPRYDPDRERAALTLVGKVTGAVVPIGEELDRYMAQEGVKASYAARTRTATKALTDWLTTNRHADNIHAVTGRVADQFADSVAEGRTVKTLNSYISALSAYWSWLRRRHIVQENPWAGLSRREVDRSGNAEKRPFTDDEIKALLSGPANPTLRDMMLLAALTGMRQVEIGNLRVRDAEGGVFVVTKSKTTAGERSVPIHPDLAALVARRVKGKAADAYLLEELTAPAQAGAQATGGGPWAAPGHTGGRNAGALAGSARYADPLAGLLARRPGLCRTGPLPPS, encoded by the coding sequence ATGAAGCGCAAGGGTTCGCGCTCCTATTACGTCCGCGTAAAGGTCCCCAAGGGAGCCCGTGAGGTCTTAGGGAAGGTCGAGCTATGGCGGTCGCTGGATACGGAAGACTTCGCTGTGGCCTGCGCCCGGGCGGTCGTCGAGGGGGGGCGGATGCGGGCACAGATAGAGGCCGCCCGCCGGAACCTAGACGGCACCCGCAAGGACGCTAAGGGAGACCCCACGGTAGAACAGCGGAAGGCAGAGGCGTGGTGGATGGAGCGCCGCGTCCCCCACCCTAAACGCCCTGGGCTCTACGTCATTCCCGAGGACCTGGAGCCAGCTTGGGACGCCACGGTGGAGCGGTTGGCGGGCGAGCCGGTGAACGAAGACGATGGCGTCTCCGCTCCCCGATACGACCCGGACAGGGAGCGCGCCGCGCTGACGCTGGTCGGGAAGGTGACAGGGGCCGTGGTCCCCATCGGGGAGGAACTGGACCGCTATATGGCCCAGGAGGGCGTGAAGGCGAGTTATGCGGCGCGGACGCGGACGGCGACGAAGGCCCTGACTGACTGGCTTACGACCAACCGCCACGCCGACAATATCCACGCGGTGACAGGCCGGGTCGCAGATCAGTTCGCGGACAGCGTTGCCGAAGGTCGGACTGTAAAAACGCTTAACTCCTATATCTCCGCCCTGTCGGCTTACTGGAGCTGGCTGCGTCGCCGTCATATCGTGCAGGAGAACCCATGGGCGGGCTTGTCGCGTCGAGAGGTAGACCGGAGCGGGAACGCCGAGAAGCGGCCGTTCACGGACGACGAGATCAAGGCCCTTCTGTCAGGGCCCGCTAACCCCACACTCAGAGACATGATGCTTCTCGCCGCCCTGACAGGGATGCGTCAGGTCGAGATCGGCAATCTGCGCGTTCGGGATGCCGAGGGCGGCGTCTTCGTTGTCACCAAGAGCAAGACCACCGCCGGGGAGCGCTCCGTGCCGATCCACCCAGACCTGGCCGCCCTGGTCGCTCGACGGGTCAAGGGAAAGGCGGCTGACGCTTACCTATTGGAGGAGCTGACTGCCCCAGCCCAAGCGGGCGCGCAAGCGACGGGCGGCGGACCGTGGGCGGCTCCGGGTCATACTGGAGGCCGTAACGCTGGAGCTCTGGCTGGCTCGGCGCGATACGCCGACCCGCTGGCTGGCCTACTCGCGCGGCGACCGGGGCTATGTCGGACCGGACCGCTACCGCCATCCTGA
- a CDS encoding type I restriction-modification system subunit M yields the protein MAGGNDLGFEAELFKAADKLRGNLEPSEYKHVALGLIFLKYISEAFEAQRAKLEAEPYADPEDPEEYLADHVFWVPAEARWSNLQANAKRPEITFTDVTTGKERRGDIGNLIDNAMEAIERANVKVLKDVLPKDYGRPQLDKRMVGELVDLFSNVNLKGEDGEARDLLGRAYEYFISQFAGAEGRRGGEFFTPRSVVRTIVEMLEPTKGRVYDPACGSGGMFVQSETFVEAHQGKRSDIAIYGQERILQAAGLKSPDISILSDEFLLEVAGMEKKNLALEALKKLLAGEIKSRARTNVVETRAPGGRGSPPQPHRRRP from the coding sequence ATGGCGGGCGGAAACGATCTCGGCTTTGAGGCCGAGCTGTTCAAGGCGGCTGACAAGCTGCGCGGCAACCTGGAGCCCTCGGAATACAAGCACGTCGCGCTCGGCCTGATCTTTCTGAAATACATCTCCGAAGCCTTCGAGGCGCAACGGGCGAAGCTGGAGGCCGAGCCCTACGCTGACCCGGAGGACCCTGAGGAGTATTTGGCCGACCACGTCTTCTGGGTGCCGGCCGAGGCGCGCTGGTCCAACCTGCAGGCCAATGCCAAGCGGCCGGAAATCACCTTCACCGACGTGACCACCGGCAAGGAACGCCGTGGCGATATCGGCAACCTGATCGACAACGCCATGGAGGCCATCGAACGAGCCAATGTGAAGGTGCTGAAGGACGTCCTGCCCAAAGACTACGGGCGGCCCCAGCTCGACAAGCGGATGGTCGGCGAGTTGGTGGACCTGTTCTCCAACGTCAACCTGAAGGGCGAGGACGGCGAGGCGCGCGACCTCCTAGGCCGAGCTTATGAATATTTCATCTCGCAGTTCGCGGGCGCGGAAGGCCGGCGCGGCGGCGAGTTCTTCACGCCCCGCTCGGTGGTTCGCACCATCGTCGAGATGCTGGAGCCGACCAAGGGCCGCGTCTACGATCCCGCCTGCGGCTCGGGCGGCATGTTCGTGCAGTCGGAAACCTTCGTCGAGGCTCATCAGGGCAAGCGCAGCGACATCGCCATCTATGGCCAGGAGCGCATCCTACAGGCGGCGGGGTTGAAGTCGCCGGACATCTCCATCCTATCTGACGAGTTCCTTCTCGAAGTCGCCGGGATGGAGAAGAAGAACCTCGCACTGGAGGCTTTGAAAAAGCTCCTGGCTGGGGAGATCAAGAGCCGGGCACGAACGAACGTCGTCGAGACCCGAGCGCCCGGAGGAAGGGGAAGCCCTCCCCAGCCACACAGACGGAGGCCGTAG
- a CDS encoding uroporphyrinogen-III synthase, translating to MTPIRRVWVTRAEPGAARTADRLTALGFEPVVVPLLTLAPLPGALNAAPEPEAVAVLALTSPNGVEAFAPLIPRFRDHPVFAVGDATAEAARAAGFADVRSAAGDIHALARLIAAEAPPGPLLAPGAREPAGDLPALLPDRRVQRLPVYAAFETHAPAPGAFDAVMLHSPRAARALATDLPRAASSGRLAVCISDAAAAPLRPFDFTQIRVAAAPDEPSMLSALGKPAAPV from the coding sequence GTGACGCCGATCCGCCGCGTCTGGGTCACGCGCGCCGAGCCGGGCGCCGCGCGCACGGCGGACCGGCTGACGGCGCTGGGCTTCGAGCCCGTGGTCGTCCCGCTCCTGACGCTCGCCCCCCTGCCCGGCGCGCTGAACGCCGCTCCGGAGCCTGAGGCCGTCGCCGTCCTCGCCCTGACCAGCCCCAACGGCGTCGAGGCCTTCGCTCCCCTGATCCCGCGCTTTCGCGACCACCCCGTGTTCGCCGTCGGCGACGCCACCGCGGAAGCCGCCCGCGCCGCAGGCTTCGCCGACGTGCGCTCCGCCGCCGGCGACATTCACGCCCTGGCCCGCCTGATCGCCGCCGAAGCCCCGCCCGGCCCGCTGCTAGCGCCTGGCGCACGCGAGCCGGCCGGCGACCTGCCCGCCCTGCTGCCCGACCGCCGGGTCCAGCGCCTGCCCGTCTACGCCGCCTTCGAGACGCATGCGCCCGCGCCCGGCGCCTTCGACGCGGTCATGCTGCATTCCCCGCGCGCCGCCCGCGCCTTGGCGACCGACCTGCCCCGCGCCGCCTCATCCGGCCGCCTGGCCGTCTGCATTTCCGACGCGGCCGCCGCGCCCCTGCGCCCCTTTGATTTCACACAAATCCGCGTCGCCGCAGCGCCCGATGAACCGTCGATGCTATCGGCTCTTGGCAAGCCCGCCGCGCCCGTATAA
- the hemC gene encoding hydroxymethylbilane synthase — MTQPLLRIGTRRSRLALAQSGMMQRAIGRALGVPEAEIETLVPLVEIVTTGDRIQDRRLLEVGGKALFTKEIEEALLDGRVDVAVHSMKDVPAEQPPGLAIAAVPEREDPRDAFISERYATFADLPQGARFGTASLRRQAQALALRPDLKIEMLRGNVDTRLKRLRDGDFDAILLACSGLNRLGLGEVIRQRLPLDAFLPAPGQGALALQTREDDVNAAWTRALNHAPTALCVAAERGAMTALEGSCRTAIGAYAHIAEGRLHLSTEMLSPDGSGRWTRSGDIAAPADLTQAELSAARALGLDLGGQVQAVAGDQKIAL; from the coding sequence GTGACTCAACCTCTCCTGCGCATCGGCACCCGGCGTTCGCGCCTGGCCCTGGCCCAATCCGGCATGATGCAGCGCGCCATCGGCCGCGCCCTGGGCGTGCCCGAGGCTGAGATCGAAACTCTTGTCCCCCTGGTCGAGATCGTCACCACCGGCGACCGCATCCAGGACCGCCGCCTGCTGGAAGTCGGCGGCAAGGCCCTGTTCACCAAGGAGATCGAAGAGGCCCTGCTGGACGGCCGCGTCGACGTCGCCGTTCACTCGATGAAGGACGTCCCCGCCGAACAGCCCCCCGGCCTGGCCATCGCCGCCGTGCCCGAGCGCGAAGATCCCCGCGACGCCTTCATCAGCGAGCGCTACGCGACCTTCGCCGACCTGCCGCAGGGCGCCCGCTTCGGCACCGCCTCCCTGCGTCGTCAGGCCCAGGCGCTGGCCCTGCGCCCCGACCTCAAGATCGAGATGCTGCGCGGCAACGTGGACACCCGGCTGAAGCGTCTGCGCGACGGCGACTTCGACGCCATCCTGCTGGCCTGTTCGGGCCTTAATCGCCTGGGCCTGGGCGAAGTTATCCGCCAGCGCCTGCCGCTGGACGCCTTCCTGCCCGCGCCGGGCCAGGGCGCCCTGGCCCTGCAGACGCGCGAGGACGATGTGAACGCCGCCTGGACCCGCGCCCTCAACCACGCGCCTACCGCCCTCTGCGTCGCCGCCGAGCGCGGGGCCATGACCGCGCTGGAAGGCTCCTGCCGCACCGCCATCGGCGCCTACGCCCACATCGCGGAAGGCCGCCTGCATCTGAGCACCGAAATGCTCAGCCCCGACGGGTCGGGCCGCTGGACACGCTCGGGCGACATCGCCGCCCCTGCCGACCTGACCCAAGCCGAACTTTCCGCCGCCCGCGCCCTCGGTCTCGATCTCGGCGGCCAGGTCCAGGCCGTGGCCGGCGATCAAAAGATCGCGCTCTAG
- the tsaD gene encoding tRNA (adenosine(37)-N6)-threonylcarbamoyltransferase complex transferase subunit TsaD, whose amino-acid sequence MTMDADYSRAADGATGLERDGLTVLGLETSCDETAASVVRLSAAGAQVLSSVIHSQIDDHAAYGGVVPEIAARSHVEMIDGVTRRAMSEAGLDWSGLDGVAATAGPGLVGGVMVGLSYGKAAALARGLPLIAVNHLEGHAVSARLGAETTYPFLLLLVSGGHCQLLEVRGIGDMSRLGTTIDDAAGEAFDKIAKALGLGYPGGPALEKLAAQSRENGGDGSRFELPRALLGRKDCDFSFSGLKTAASRLAQTCETEQDRADLADAVQKAIARQLAERSERAMKAYAEAHEHRLFVVAGGVAANKTIRRTLEDLATKHGFAFLAPPMAYCTDNAAMIALAGAERLEKGLTSDIDVAARPRWPLDETRASVDPVHKKTGRKGAKA is encoded by the coding sequence ATGACAATGGACGCGGACTATAGCAGGGCGGCGGACGGGGCAACCGGACTGGAGCGGGACGGTTTGACCGTACTGGGTCTGGAGACCAGCTGCGACGAGACCGCCGCTTCGGTGGTGCGTCTGTCGGCGGCGGGCGCCCAGGTGCTGTCCAGCGTCATTCACAGCCAGATCGACGATCACGCGGCCTATGGCGGGGTCGTGCCGGAAATCGCCGCCCGCAGCCATGTGGAGATGATCGACGGCGTGACGCGCCGGGCCATGAGCGAGGCCGGGCTGGACTGGAGCGGGCTGGACGGCGTGGCGGCGACGGCGGGGCCGGGCCTGGTCGGCGGGGTCATGGTCGGCTTGTCCTACGGCAAGGCGGCGGCGCTGGCGCGGGGCTTGCCGCTGATCGCGGTCAACCATCTGGAAGGTCATGCGGTGTCGGCGCGGCTGGGGGCGGAGACGACCTATCCCTTCCTGCTGCTGCTCGTCTCGGGCGGGCACTGCCAGTTGCTGGAGGTGCGCGGCATCGGCGACATGAGCCGGCTGGGCACCACCATCGACGACGCGGCCGGCGAGGCCTTCGACAAGATCGCCAAGGCCCTGGGGCTGGGTTATCCGGGCGGGCCGGCGCTGGAGAAGCTGGCGGCCCAGAGTCGAGAGAATGGCGGCGACGGCTCGCGGTTCGAGCTGCCGAGGGCGTTGCTGGGGCGCAAGGACTGCGACTTCTCCTTCTCGGGGCTGAAGACGGCGGCGTCGCGTCTGGCCCAGACCTGCGAGACGGAACAGGACCGGGCGGATCTGGCCGATGCGGTGCAGAAGGCGATCGCGCGCCAGCTGGCCGAGCGCTCCGAGCGGGCGATGAAGGCTTACGCCGAGGCGCACGAACATCGCCTGTTCGTGGTGGCGGGCGGCGTGGCGGCGAACAAGACGATCCGGCGGACTCTGGAGGATCTGGCGACGAAGCACGGCTTCGCCTTCCTGGCGCCGCCGATGGCCTATTGCACCGACAATGCGGCGATGATCGCCTTGGCGGGGGCCGAGCGGCTGGAAAAAGGGCTGACGTCGGACATCGATGTCGCGGCTCGGCCACGATGGCCACTGGACGAGACGCGCGCGAGCGTCGATCCTGTTCACAAGAAAACGGGCCGCAAGGGCGCCAAGGCTTAA
- a CDS encoding NAD(P)H-dependent glycerol-3-phosphate dehydrogenase, which translates to MEFHTAGVIGGGAWGTALAQSAAAAGLAVILQAREPEVIESIRARRMNDAFLPGVELDSAINVTSDLADLADCDLILAVPPAQHMRATLTAFAPYARPGLPIILCSKGIERGSLKLMTDVLAETIPSATAAVLSGPSFAAEVARGLPSAVTLACADLEMAEALAGALSGPVFRPYFADDLIGAETGGALKNVLAIACGIVEGRELGRSAHAAVITRGYAEIVRVATALGGKAETVAGLCGVGDLVLTCSSPQSRNMSLGLALGQGLSVEQALAGKRSVAEGYESAPAVRELTRKLGVDTPICEATAAVLAGEMTVDQAIESLMSRPLKPERE; encoded by the coding sequence ATGGAATTTCATACTGCAGGCGTAATTGGCGGCGGCGCCTGGGGCACGGCCCTGGCGCAGAGCGCGGCGGCGGCGGGTCTGGCCGTCATCCTGCAGGCGCGCGAGCCTGAGGTGATCGAGAGCATCCGCGCGCGCCGGATGAACGACGCCTTCCTGCCGGGGGTCGAACTGGATTCGGCCATCAACGTCACCTCGGATCTGGCGGATCTGGCCGACTGCGATCTGATTCTGGCCGTGCCGCCGGCTCAGCACATGCGGGCGACGCTGACGGCGTTTGCGCCTTACGCCCGGCCGGGTCTGCCGATCATCCTGTGCTCCAAGGGCATTGAGCGCGGCTCGTTGAAGCTGATGACCGACGTGCTGGCCGAGACGATCCCGTCGGCGACCGCCGCCGTGCTGTCGGGGCCGAGCTTCGCCGCCGAAGTGGCGCGCGGCCTGCCCAGCGCCGTGACCCTGGCCTGCGCCGACCTGGAGATGGCCGAGGCCCTGGCGGGCGCCCTGTCGGGCCCGGTCTTCCGTCCCTATTTCGCCGATGACCTGATCGGGGCCGAGACGGGCGGAGCGCTGAAGAACGTCCTGGCCATCGCCTGCGGCATCGTCGAGGGCCGCGAACTGGGCCGCAGCGCCCACGCCGCCGTCATCACCCGCGGCTATGCCGAGATCGTCCGCGTGGCCACGGCCCTGGGCGGCAAGGCCGAGACCGTGGCGGGGCTGTGTGGCGTCGGCGATCTGGTGCTGACCTGCTCCAGCCCGCAATCGCGCAACATGAGCCTGGGCCTGGCGCTGGGACAGGGTTTGAGCGTCGAGCAGGCGCTGGCCGGCAAACGCTCGGTAGCCGAGGGCTATGAGAGCGCGCCCGCCGTGCGCGAGCTGACCCGCAAGCTGGGCGTCGATACGCCCATCTGCGAGGCGACGGCGGCGGTGCTGGCCGGCGAGATGACCGTGGATCAGGCCATCGAGAGCCTGATGAGCCGCCCGCTGAAGCCCGAGCGCGAATAG
- a CDS encoding Rieske (2Fe-2S) protein — MAQEGPAAETQERKRVWKTPPNVALCLEADIADPGSRGFVLQIGEAFFHGFVVKKDGQVAGWVDRCPHAGFPIAVELDRYLTPDGSLILCGWHGAAFEPLSGACVAGPCAGGKLTPWPVEARDGVIRTA, encoded by the coding sequence GTGGCGCAAGAGGGTCCGGCGGCTGAAACGCAGGAGCGCAAGCGGGTCTGGAAGACCCCGCCGAACGTGGCCCTGTGTCTGGAGGCCGACATCGCCGACCCCGGCTCGCGCGGGTTCGTGCTGCAGATCGGCGAGGCCTTCTTCCACGGCTTCGTGGTGAAGAAGGACGGTCAGGTCGCGGGCTGGGTGGATCGCTGCCCGCACGCGGGCTTTCCCATCGCGGTGGAGCTGGACCGCTATCTGACGCCGGACGGCTCGCTGATCCTGTGCGGCTGGCACGGAGCGGCGTTCGAGCCCCTGTCGGGCGCGTGCGTCGCCGGACCCTGCGCGGGCGGCAAGCTGACGCCCTGGCCGGTCGAGGCGCGGGACGGGGTTATTCGGACGGCGTAA
- a CDS encoding phasin family protein produces MSPMQKTARNALRNAQAGQELAQASAAVITRRLGIMGEAMADPLRADHAELGRMGTEKVEAMAASAGAAYAGAMDLAERAGRAAAREGAEAADCLARLARADTPFAFAAAQSDWAMGAWSRAMSDGWAFYGAALKAQGQALAPVHAKATANARRLKR; encoded by the coding sequence ATGAGCCCCATGCAGAAGACCGCCCGCAACGCCCTGCGCAACGCCCAGGCCGGTCAGGAACTGGCCCAGGCCTCGGCCGCCGTCATCACGCGACGGCTGGGGATCATGGGCGAGGCCATGGCCGATCCGCTGCGCGCCGACCATGCCGAGCTGGGCCGCATGGGAACCGAGAAGGTCGAGGCCATGGCGGCCTCGGCCGGGGCGGCCTATGCCGGGGCGATGGATCTGGCCGAACGGGCGGGCCGCGCAGCCGCGCGCGAAGGGGCCGAGGCCGCCGACTGCCTGGCCAGACTGGCGCGCGCCGACACCCCCTTCGCCTTCGCCGCCGCCCAAAGCGACTGGGCGATGGGCGCCTGGAGCCGGGCGATGAGCGACGGCTGGGCCTTCTACGGCGCCGCGCTGAAAGCGCAGGGACAGGCCCTGGCGCCGGTCCACGCCAAGGCCACCGCCAATGCGCGGCGCCTGAAACGCTAG
- a CDS encoding creatininase family protein, which translates to MLIHLSSWPEIDERLKSGALLSKTVIVPIGSNEQHGPTGLLGTDWLCPEIIAHAAEKGDDSLVVTPTFNIGMAQHHLAFPGTITLRPSTFMAAIADWVSSLTRHGFERIYFLNGHGGNVATIEAAFAEIYADWSFTPEPWAERPPFVLKLRNWWDLPGVQKLCEDIFPTGHGSHATPSEIAVTQAGYPDRVKTAHYEPKIAPFGPIRDANDYRARFPDGRIGSDPAQATPEKGQRIIDAAVPALIRDLTEFAQEVLPVA; encoded by the coding sequence ATGCTGATCCACCTGTCGTCCTGGCCCGAGATCGACGAGCGCCTGAAGTCCGGCGCCCTGTTGTCCAAGACGGTGATCGTGCCGATCGGCTCGAACGAGCAGCACGGGCCGACCGGCCTTTTGGGCACCGACTGGCTGTGCCCCGAGATCATCGCCCACGCCGCAGAGAAGGGCGACGACAGTCTGGTGGTCACGCCCACCTTCAACATCGGCATGGCCCAGCACCACCTGGCCTTTCCCGGCACCATCACCCTGCGCCCGTCGACCTTCATGGCGGCGATCGCCGACTGGGTGTCGTCGCTGACGCGCCACGGCTTCGAGCGGATCTATTTCCTCAACGGCCACGGCGGCAACGTCGCCACCATCGAGGCCGCCTTCGCCGAGATCTACGCCGACTGGTCCTTCACGCCCGAGCCCTGGGCCGAGCGTCCGCCCTTCGTGCTGAAGCTGCGCAACTGGTGGGACCTGCCGGGCGTGCAGAAGCTGTGCGAGGACATCTTCCCGACGGGCCACGGCAGCCACGCCACCCCGTCCGAGATCGCCGTGACCCAGGCGGGCTATCCCGACCGGGTCAAGACCGCCCACTATGAGCCGAAGATCGCCCCCTTCGGCCCGATCCGCGACGCCAACGACTATCGCGCCCGCTTCCCCGACGGCCGCATCGGCTCGGACCCGGCCCAGGCGACCCCGGAAAAGGGCCAGCGCATCATCGACGCCGCCGTCCCGGCCCTGATCCGCGATCTGACGGAGTTCGCACAGGAAGTCTTGCCGGTCGCCTGA
- a CDS encoding TetR/AcrR family transcriptional regulator, with product MPRARGQIDEQKSQAILQAAASLFVEKGAKASMSEIARRAGVSKQTLYNRFATKTEIGRALAAQRSDAVTAPLTSGAEPEAVLAAIAETLISKICTGGKGASLRGVALVSPEAPELARAIYDAGPGESVRRIAAWLKVQDEARRLSVPDPLAAAEMFTGMALGHGHLRSVLGLPHPEIADLPARARDVARRFVRAFAPE from the coding sequence CCGCCGCCAGCCTGTTCGTCGAAAAGGGCGCGAAGGCCTCGATGAGCGAGATCGCCCGGCGTGCGGGCGTCTCGAAACAGACCCTCTACAATCGTTTTGCGACCAAGACTGAGATCGGCCGGGCCCTGGCGGCCCAGCGCTCGGACGCCGTCACCGCCCCGCTGACTTCGGGCGCCGAGCCGGAGGCGGTGCTGGCCGCCATCGCCGAGACCCTGATCAGCAAGATCTGCACAGGCGGCAAGGGCGCCTCCCTGCGCGGCGTGGCCCTGGTCTCGCCCGAGGCGCCGGAACTGGCGCGCGCCATCTATGACGCCGGTCCGGGCGAGAGCGTCCGGCGCATCGCCGCCTGGCTAAAGGTCCAGGACGAGGCGCGCCGCCTGAGCGTCCCCGACCCCCTGGCCGCCGCCGAGATGTTCACCGGCATGGCCCTGGGCCACGGCCATCTGCGCTCGGTGCTGGGGCTGCCGCATCCCGAAATCGCCGACCTGCCCGCCCGGGCGCGCGACGTCGCCCGCCGCTTCGTCCGCGCCTTCGCCCCGGAATAG